One Actinoplanes missouriensis 431 DNA segment encodes these proteins:
- a CDS encoding TetR/AcrR family transcriptional regulator translates to MARPRQALLTRERIVEAASALIDAEGLDALSMRRLATELGVQGPSLYNHFATKAEIVDAVAESVVAQVDIAVFTGGDWREGLRLWAKSYHAVLTAHPNIVPVLATGPGRRPAGLAMAEAVYGALIDAGWSRARATHIGALMRYLITGSALGSFALGFAADPELYDERYPHLHRAHELAAHRDAVDEGAFELGLDLLITGLTERYDQGVRR, encoded by the coding sequence ATGGCTCGGCCCCGGCAGGCGCTGCTCACCCGGGAGCGCATCGTCGAGGCGGCGTCCGCGCTGATCGACGCGGAGGGCCTGGACGCGCTCTCCATGCGGCGGCTCGCCACCGAGCTGGGCGTGCAGGGCCCGTCGCTCTACAACCACTTCGCGACCAAGGCCGAGATCGTCGACGCGGTGGCCGAGTCGGTGGTCGCGCAGGTGGACATCGCGGTGTTCACGGGCGGCGACTGGCGCGAGGGGCTGCGGCTCTGGGCGAAGTCGTACCACGCGGTGCTCACCGCGCATCCGAACATCGTGCCGGTGCTGGCCACCGGCCCCGGGCGGCGGCCGGCCGGTCTGGCGATGGCCGAGGCGGTCTACGGCGCGCTGATCGACGCCGGTTGGTCACGGGCCCGGGCCACCCACATCGGCGCCCTGATGCGATACCTGATCACCGGCTCGGCGCTCGGCTCGTTCGCGCTGGGGTTCGCCGCCGACCCGGAGCTCTACGACGAGCGCTATCCGCACCTGCACCGCGCCCACGAGCTCGCCGCCCATCGCGACGCAGTCGACGAGGGCGCCTTCGAACTGGGGCTGGACCTTTTGATCACCGGCCTGACCGAACGCTACGACCAGGGGGTACGCCGATGA
- a CDS encoding long-chain-fatty-acid--CoA ligase, whose product MTTLSLATVLAEAARRHPDKVAIVDAGGERITYRELWAQTRAYAAGLRELGITPGDTIAVMIPNVADFPRVYYAALAVGARIVPISLLLTPEEVGYVLTDSQANLIVTHSAFLQAGGAAAQATGTRLVNVGPLPADLPNGPARLEELAAKVEPLHTYVTTEAEDTAVILYTSGTTGKPKGALLTHLNLVMNAAVNVFDVHPLTGDDVVLGCLPLFHTFGQTVGMNATFRLGGTLVLLPRFSGEAAIELMLKENVTIFHGVPTMYIGLLEAAPKAERLPQLKLCVSGGASLPVAVLEKFAEAFGSPIWEGYGLSETSPTATTNQPVFGAKPGTVGHPIWGVEVEIARPEIPERIEFVPDGELGEIVIRGHNVFAGYLNRPEATAEALVDGWFRTGDLGAKDEEGFIRIVDRTKDLVIRGGFNVYPREVEEVLARHPAIQQVAVIGVPDATLGEEICAVVVLEDKGVTEAELIDWSKERLGKHKYPRRIRFAETLPLGPSMKVLKRELRKQYS is encoded by the coding sequence ATGACGACGCTGTCCCTGGCGACCGTCCTCGCCGAGGCCGCGCGCCGCCATCCCGACAAGGTGGCGATCGTCGATGCAGGCGGCGAACGGATCACCTACCGGGAACTCTGGGCGCAGACCCGGGCGTACGCGGCCGGCCTCCGCGAGCTCGGCATCACGCCGGGCGACACGATCGCCGTGATGATCCCGAACGTCGCCGACTTCCCCCGGGTCTACTACGCGGCCCTCGCGGTCGGCGCCCGCATCGTGCCGATCTCGCTGCTGCTCACGCCGGAGGAGGTGGGGTACGTCCTCACCGACAGCCAGGCGAACCTGATCGTCACGCACTCCGCGTTCCTGCAGGCGGGCGGCGCGGCGGCGCAGGCCACCGGGACCCGGCTGGTCAACGTGGGCCCGCTGCCTGCCGACCTGCCGAACGGCCCGGCCCGGCTGGAGGAGCTGGCCGCGAAGGTGGAGCCGCTGCACACCTACGTGACCACCGAGGCCGAGGACACCGCGGTGATCCTCTACACCAGCGGCACCACCGGCAAGCCGAAGGGCGCCCTGCTCACCCACCTCAACCTGGTGATGAACGCGGCCGTCAACGTCTTCGACGTGCACCCGCTGACCGGCGACGACGTGGTGCTCGGCTGCCTGCCGCTGTTCCACACGTTCGGCCAGACGGTCGGGATGAACGCCACGTTCCGGCTCGGCGGGACACTGGTGCTGTTGCCCCGGTTCTCCGGCGAGGCGGCAATCGAGCTGATGCTCAAGGAGAACGTGACGATCTTCCACGGCGTGCCGACCATGTACATCGGCCTGCTGGAGGCGGCGCCGAAGGCGGAGCGCCTGCCACAGCTCAAGCTCTGCGTCTCCGGCGGCGCGTCGCTGCCGGTCGCGGTGCTGGAGAAGTTCGCCGAGGCGTTCGGCTCACCGATCTGGGAGGGTTACGGGCTCTCCGAGACCTCGCCGACCGCGACCACGAACCAGCCGGTCTTCGGTGCGAAGCCGGGCACGGTCGGGCACCCGATCTGGGGCGTCGAGGTGGAGATCGCCCGGCCGGAGATCCCGGAGCGCATCGAGTTCGTGCCGGACGGCGAGCTCGGCGAGATCGTGATCCGCGGGCACAACGTCTTCGCCGGCTACCTGAACCGGCCGGAGGCCACCGCCGAGGCCCTGGTCGACGGCTGGTTCCGCACCGGCGACCTGGGGGCGAAGGATGAGGAGGGCTTCATCCGGATCGTCGACCGGACCAAGGACCTGGTGATCCGCGGCGGCTTCAACGTCTACCCGCGGGAGGTCGAGGAGGTCCTGGCCCGGCACCCGGCGATCCAGCAGGTGGCGGTGATCGGGGTGCCGGACGCCACGCTCGGCGAGGAGATCTGCGCGGTGGTGGTCCTGGAAGACAAGGGCGTCACCGAGGCGGAGCTGATCGACTGGTCGAAGGAGCGCCTGGGCAAGCACAAGTACCCCCGGCGGATCCGGTTCGCCGAGACGCTCCCGCTCGGACCCAGCATGAAGGTGCTCAAGCGGGAGCTGCGCAAACAGTACTCATAG
- a CDS encoding (deoxy)nucleoside triphosphate pyrophosphohydrolase — protein sequence MPPEPNVKTSPSPRVIVAAVIITDGRVLACQRSAPPEAAGKWEFPGGKVEPGETEEAALARECAEELGVRVAVGDRVGPDVPLAHGRAVLRVYAAALLDGDVPEALEHTSMRWLAVDQLNSVPWLPADKPIVAELPALL from the coding sequence ATGCCGCCGGAACCGAACGTCAAAACCTCGCCATCACCCAGGGTGATCGTAGCGGCGGTGATCATCACCGACGGGCGGGTGCTCGCCTGCCAGCGCAGCGCGCCCCCCGAGGCGGCGGGCAAATGGGAGTTCCCGGGCGGAAAGGTGGAGCCGGGGGAGACCGAGGAAGCGGCGCTGGCCCGCGAGTGCGCCGAGGAGCTGGGCGTCCGGGTGGCGGTCGGCGACCGGGTCGGCCCGGACGTGCCACTGGCCCACGGCCGCGCCGTGCTCCGGGTCTACGCCGCCGCCCTGCTGGACGGCGACGTCCCGGAGGCGCTGGAGCACACCTCCATGCGCTGGCTGGCCGTGGACCAGTTGAACAGCGTCCCGTGGCTGCCCGCCGACAAGCCGATCGTGGCGGAGCTGCCCGCTCTGCTATGA
- a CDS encoding 4a-hydroxytetrahydrobiopterin dehydratase, producing MRSRRRRGNGADYLSDAIALLGGWTRDGVQLRRDLPCDDSQHAALTERIKVAADTLAIRPSIRRVDGHTQICLGSSDGTAITDGEVTLAARIEDFYRTVVERS from the coding sequence ATGCGGTCCAGACGACGCCGGGGCAACGGCGCCGACTACCTGAGTGACGCGATCGCGCTACTGGGCGGATGGACACGGGACGGTGTGCAGTTGCGGCGGGATCTCCCGTGCGACGACAGTCAGCATGCCGCACTGACCGAGCGGATCAAGGTGGCGGCGGACACGCTCGCCATCCGGCCCAGCATCCGGCGGGTCGACGGTCACACTCAGATCTGCCTGGGGTCCTCCGACGGCACGGCGATTACCGATGGTGAGGTCACCCTGGCTGCCCGGATCGAGGACTTCTACCGCACCGTGGTGGAGCGTTCGTAG
- a CDS encoding PH domain-containing protein, whose translation MSDVVYDNKGQLEQIQSGLIEGEQIIAVYDAIGAGTGFIGLTNRRIIVQDKSFVGKRFAITSIPYSKVSSVSVVSNKSWAGQFFSSGTIAITVGTHVYEVEFRGSDKAHTVHNLILSRAS comes from the coding sequence ATGAGCGACGTGGTGTACGACAACAAGGGTCAGCTGGAGCAGATCCAGAGCGGGCTGATCGAGGGCGAGCAGATCATCGCGGTCTACGACGCGATCGGTGCCGGCACCGGTTTCATCGGCCTGACCAACCGCCGGATCATCGTGCAGGACAAGTCCTTCGTCGGGAAGCGGTTCGCCATCACCAGCATCCCGTACTCCAAGGTGAGCAGCGTCAGCGTGGTCAGCAACAAGAGCTGGGCCGGTCAGTTCTTCTCCTCCGGCACCATCGCGATCACGGTCGGGACCCACGTCTACGAGGTCGAGTTCCGCGGGTCCGACAAGGCCCACACCGTGCACAACCTGATCCTCAGCCGCGCGTCCTGA